From Leifsonia sp. fls2-241-R2A-40a, one genomic window encodes:
- a CDS encoding pirin family protein — protein MSNLERDPAELVADSAVLTDAGIDILEPRDVPLGGPRAMTVRRTLPQRRRSLIGGWCFIDHYGPDDVSATGGMRVPPHPHTGLQTVSWLFEGEIDHRDSVGSHALVRPGELNLMTAGRGISHSEVSTPRTSRLHGVQLWVALPAVSRDVAPFFEHHTPVAGSIGPAAVRTFVGSLAGSGTDATVFSPLVGAEILMPGGSTIDVPLDPSFEHGVLVDAGEVTVEGVAVPRSHLAYLHPGRAAVTVSAATPARLILVGGEPLGEEIVMWWNFIGRSHEDIVRYRADWQDEVIAGAEPDGRFGTVEGYDGMPLPAPELPTVRLRPRG, from the coding sequence ATGAGCAACTTGGAGAGGGATCCTGCTGAGCTCGTGGCGGACTCCGCAGTGCTCACGGACGCGGGGATCGACATCCTGGAACCGCGCGATGTGCCGCTCGGCGGACCGCGCGCGATGACCGTCCGCCGGACCCTCCCGCAGCGCCGCCGCTCCCTCATCGGCGGCTGGTGCTTCATCGACCACTACGGTCCCGACGACGTCTCGGCGACGGGTGGGATGCGCGTCCCGCCCCACCCGCACACCGGCCTGCAGACGGTCAGCTGGCTCTTCGAGGGCGAGATCGACCACCGCGACAGCGTAGGGAGCCACGCGCTGGTCCGCCCGGGTGAGCTGAATCTCATGACGGCCGGCCGCGGGATCAGCCACTCGGAGGTGTCGACACCGCGGACGTCGCGTCTGCACGGGGTGCAGCTGTGGGTGGCGCTCCCTGCCGTCTCGCGCGATGTCGCCCCGTTCTTCGAGCACCACACCCCGGTGGCCGGAAGCATCGGTCCGGCGGCGGTGCGGACCTTCGTCGGCTCGCTCGCCGGAAGCGGCACCGACGCGACCGTCTTCTCGCCCCTGGTCGGCGCCGAGATCCTGATGCCGGGAGGCTCGACCATCGACGTGCCGCTCGACCCGTCGTTCGAGCACGGGGTGCTGGTCGACGCGGGCGAGGTGACCGTCGAGGGTGTCGCCGTCCCCCGCTCGCACCTGGCCTACCTCCATCCCGGTCGCGCCGCCGTCACCGTCAGCGCCGCGACCCCCGCACGGCTGATCCTCGTCGGCGGCGAGCCTCTGGGCGAAGAGATCGTGATGTGGTGGAACTTCATCGGCCGCAGCCATGAGGACATCGTCCGCTACCGCGCCGACTGGCAGGACGAGGTCATCGCCGGCGCCGAGCCGGACGGCCGCTTCGGCACGGTCGAGGGCTACGACGGGATGCCGCTGCCGGCACCCGAGCTGCCGACCGTCCGCCTGCGCCCCCGCGGCTGA